From a single Lolium rigidum isolate FL_2022 chromosome 7, APGP_CSIRO_Lrig_0.1, whole genome shotgun sequence genomic region:
- the LOC124675813 gene encoding cell division protein FtsZ homolog 1, chloroplastic-like: MAPSTSSAATLLHIPGLPPRGPQRGGCWGQPRRRHAAVRCSSSFSFAPVETARIKVVGVGGGGNNAVNRMIGSGLQGIEFYAINTDSQALVNSQAQHPLQIGEQLTRGLGTGGNPNLGEQAAEESREVIANALIDSDLVFITAGMGGGTGSGAAPVVAQIAKEAGYLTVGVVTYPFSFEGRKRSLQALEALEKLERSVDTLIVIPNDRLLDVADENMPLQDAFLLADDVLRQGVQGISDIITIPGLVNVDFADVKAVMKNSGTAMLGVGVSSSKNRAQEAAEQATLAPLIGSSIEAATGVVYNITGGKDITLQEVNKVSQIVTSLADPSANIIFGAVVDDRYTGEIHVTIIATGFPQSFQKSLLADPKGARILEAKEKAASLVSAAVQQPAAVPTWSRRLFS, from the exons ATGGCGCCCTCCACCTCGTCGGCCGCcacgctcctccacatcccgggCCTCCCTCCCCGCGGGCCCCAGCGCGGCGGGTGCTGGGGCCAGCCGCGGCGGCGCCACGCGGCCGTGCGGTGCAGCAGCTCCTTCTCGTTCGCGCCCGTGGAGACGGCCAGGATAAAGGTCGTGGGCGTCGGGGGCGGCGGCAACAACGCCGTCAACCGCATGATCGGCAGCGGCCTGCAG GGTATCGAGTTCTATGCTATCAATACAGATTCCCAGGCTCTTGTGAACTCGCAAGCGCAACATCCTCTGCAAATTGGTGAACAGTTGACTCGTGGGCTGG GTACTGGTGGGAATCCTAATTTGGGAGAACAAGCTGCCGAGGAATCAAGGGAAGTGATCGCCAATGCCCTGATAGACTCGGACCTTGTCTTCATAACAGCTGGGATGGGAGGTGGTACTGGATCGGGTGCTGCTCCAGTTGTTGCCCAGATAGCAAAGGAAGCGGGTTATCTTACGGTTGGTGTTGTCACCTACCCATTCAGCTTCGAAGGACGCAAGCGCTCTCTGCAG GCACTTGAAGCATTGGAGAAGCTGGAAAGGAGTGTCGACACACTAATTGTGATCCCAAATGATCGGTTATTAGATGTCGCTGATGAAAATATGCCCCTGCAAGACGCGTTTCTCCTTGCAGATGATGTCCTTCGTCAGGGTGTCCAAGGAATATCAGACATTATCACG ATACCTGGGCTTGTGAATGTTGATTTTGCTGATGTGAAAGCTGTCATGAAAAATTCTGGAACTGCCATGCTCGGTGTTGGTGTTTCTTCCAGCAAAAACCGTGCACAAGAAGCTGCTGAGCAGGCAACTCTCGCCCCTTTGATTGGGTCATCCATCGAGGCAGCTACCGGTGTCGTGTACAACATCACTGGTGGGAAGGACATCACTTTGCAAGAAGTGAACAAAGTCTCTCAG ATCGTGACAAGCTTGGCTGATCCTTCGGCGAACATAATCTTTGGTGCCGTTGTCGACGACCGTTATACCGGCGAGATCCACGTGACCATCATCGCAACAGGATTCCCGCAATCGTTCCAGAAATCTCTGTTGGCCGATCCGAAGGGAGCTCGGATActggaagcaaaagagaaggcTGCTAGCCTCGTATCAGCTGCCGTGCAACAACCGGCGGCCGTCCCAACATGGTCCCGGAGGCTCTTCTCCTGA